In Chitinophaga sp. HK235, a single window of DNA contains:
- a CDS encoding helix-turn-helix domain-containing protein, whose translation MRKENSSNAINKQFLSESCILNAAVDAFSGRWVPQIIYSISEGLNRFHLLKNELPNISEQVLGRKLKELEKEGIIIKEVIPDTVPAGVCYILTEKGKDLLPVFVSICEWGKKYVMGKEMD comes from the coding sequence ATGCGTAAGGAAAATTCCAGCAATGCTATCAACAAGCAGTTTTTATCTGAATCCTGTATATTAAATGCAGCCGTGGATGCGTTCAGCGGGCGCTGGGTCCCTCAGATCATCTATTCCATTTCAGAGGGGTTGAATCGTTTCCATTTATTAAAAAATGAATTACCCAATATTTCGGAGCAGGTATTAGGCAGAAAACTAAAGGAGTTGGAGAAGGAGGGGATTATTATTAAAGAAGTTATTCCGGATACTGTTCCGGCAGGGGTTTGTTATATTCTTACGGAGAAGGGAAAAGATTTACTGCCGGTTTTTGTCAGTATATGTGAATGGGGTAAAAAATATGTGATGGGTAAGGAGATGGATTGA
- a CDS encoding NAD-dependent dehydratase, whose product MQTILGSGGAIGVELAKALNVYTNNIRLVSWTPQKINDTDILFPADLNETDQLYKAIEGSEICYLTIGFDYDITVWEAKWLPFMQQVIAACARHKTRLVFFDNVYAIGGNHVNHITETSPLSPVSRKGAVRAKVDQLIIENVEKGNIDAIIARSPDFFGPVKHKSLMMGLIYDSLIHNNPAKWLCNADVIHSTGFTRELAIGTAMLGNHDNTFNQIWNLPVATEGLTGRQWVELFATVLNKPNQIEILSHEAIAAIGLSDTIIRETHEMLYQYDRDYYFDSSKFNNRFDYTPISNREAVLFTVESLAVKAV is encoded by the coding sequence ATGCAAACAATTTTAGGCTCCGGCGGGGCAATAGGCGTGGAACTGGCCAAAGCACTGAATGTATATACCAACAATATCCGGCTGGTAAGCTGGACCCCGCAGAAAATCAATGACACCGATATACTGTTCCCAGCCGATCTGAATGAAACAGATCAGCTCTACAAAGCCATTGAAGGCAGTGAAATCTGTTACCTCACCATAGGCTTCGATTACGACATTACAGTATGGGAGGCTAAATGGCTCCCCTTCATGCAACAGGTAATAGCAGCATGTGCCCGTCATAAAACCAGGCTCGTTTTCTTCGATAATGTGTACGCTATTGGAGGTAACCATGTTAATCATATCACCGAAACCTCACCGCTGAGCCCTGTCAGCAGAAAAGGAGCTGTACGGGCAAAGGTAGACCAGCTGATCATCGAAAATGTTGAAAAAGGCAATATAGACGCTATTATTGCAAGATCTCCGGATTTTTTCGGACCTGTCAAACATAAGAGTCTGATGATGGGACTGATCTATGATAGTCTGATACATAACAACCCTGCAAAATGGTTGTGCAATGCAGACGTTATTCATTCCACCGGGTTTACAAGGGAGCTGGCCATTGGCACAGCCATGTTGGGCAATCACGACAATACCTTCAATCAGATATGGAATTTACCAGTCGCTACAGAAGGACTAACCGGCAGACAATGGGTGGAACTATTTGCCACCGTATTAAATAAACCCAATCAAATAGAAATCCTGTCCCATGAAGCTATTGCGGCAATAGGGCTGTCAGATACCATTATCAGGGAAACACATGAAATGCTTTATCAGTACGACCGGGATTATTACTTCGACAGTAGTAAATTTAATAACAGGTTCGACTACACGCCCATCAGCAATCGCGAAGCAGTTCTATTCACGGTTGAAAGTCTTGCTGTAAAGGCTGTATAA
- a CDS encoding DUF6463 family protein: protein MKKPWIGKVLTGIGIIHSIFGLIAFRNILGQLFREGLFNTVTTQFDRNAAFWFLFAGFILILLGIFMDDAEKKQHPIPRALGWGLLMITLPSVVILPASGLWLLFIPAIGIIKKKQ, encoded by the coding sequence ATGAAAAAGCCCTGGATTGGAAAAGTATTAACAGGTATAGGCATTATCCACTCTATATTTGGACTGATAGCATTCCGCAATATTTTAGGACAATTGTTCCGTGAAGGACTATTCAACACCGTCACCACACAATTCGACAGAAACGCCGCCTTCTGGTTTTTATTTGCCGGATTTATTTTGATTTTACTGGGGATTTTTATGGATGATGCGGAAAAGAAACAACACCCTATACCCCGTGCGTTGGGTTGGGGACTTTTGATGATCACCTTGCCCAGCGTGGTGATTCTGCCTGCTTCCGGGTTGTGGTTGTTGTTTATTCCTGCTATTGGGATTATTAAGAAGAAACAGTGA
- a CDS encoding lysine N(6)-hydroxylase/L-ornithine N(5)-oxygenase family protein: protein MLVYDVLGVGIGPSNLSLSALLHPQNEISSLFLDKKFSFAWHNGMLMPEAGLQVSFLKDLVTLVDPTNPFSFLNFLKEEGRLYRHSMTRFPSIKRKEFNQYYNWAISKMSNLRFGCDVVDVEFLQDKFLLNSTSGMFAAKHLVVGVGLVPYIPDFMKTHLSNEVFHSSEYLQRKGIVANKRVAVIGGGQSGAEIVNNLLNENGEEGPLSINWITRRYNYLPIDDTSFTNELYTPAYSEFFFKLPLNIKDKLLDYQKLTSDGISQDTLQNIYNKLYEMEVIENRPRMCHLSPGMEVKEVAVNGSSRRITCVSMQKDVTALDADIIILATGYQHKIPAFMKNIQGEFRDGDQIVSMNEDFSIRWDGPAGHKIFIQNGNKRIWGVPNPNLSLNAWRSAKIVNSLLNTERYLLKKESSVFAWPASNEYC from the coding sequence ATGCTTGTGTATGACGTATTAGGCGTGGGTATTGGCCCATCAAATCTTAGTTTGTCCGCTTTATTGCATCCGCAGAATGAGATCAGCTCTTTATTCCTTGATAAAAAGTTTTCTTTCGCGTGGCACAATGGAATGCTGATGCCTGAAGCAGGACTACAGGTTTCTTTCCTGAAAGACCTGGTCACCCTGGTAGACCCCACCAACCCTTTTTCTTTTCTGAATTTTCTGAAAGAAGAAGGACGCCTGTACAGGCATTCCATGACAAGATTTCCTTCTATTAAAAGGAAGGAGTTTAACCAGTACTACAACTGGGCCATCAGCAAGATGTCTAACCTGCGCTTCGGATGTGATGTGGTAGATGTAGAATTTTTACAGGACAAATTTTTGCTGAATTCCACCAGTGGTATGTTTGCTGCCAAACATCTGGTGGTAGGTGTAGGGTTGGTTCCCTATATCCCTGATTTTATGAAAACACATCTCAGCAATGAAGTGTTCCATTCTTCTGAATATCTGCAGCGTAAGGGCATTGTGGCCAATAAGCGTGTAGCCGTTATCGGTGGTGGTCAAAGCGGCGCTGAGATCGTGAACAACCTGCTGAATGAAAACGGTGAAGAGGGACCCTTATCTATTAACTGGATCACGCGCAGATATAATTATCTGCCCATTGATGACACTTCCTTCACCAATGAACTGTATACGCCCGCGTACAGCGAGTTCTTTTTTAAGCTGCCGCTGAATATAAAGGATAAGTTACTGGACTATCAGAAACTCACTTCAGACGGCATCAGTCAGGATACCCTGCAGAATATTTATAACAAGCTGTATGAAATGGAGGTGATAGAAAACAGGCCGCGCATGTGTCATCTGAGTCCGGGAATGGAAGTGAAAGAGGTGGCGGTGAACGGCTCTTCCCGGCGGATAACCTGTGTGTCCATGCAAAAGGATGTCACCGCGCTGGATGCTGACATTATTATTCTGGCTACAGGTTATCAACATAAAATACCGGCGTTCATGAAAAACATACAGGGTGAATTCAGGGATGGTGATCAGATAGTGTCCATGAACGAAGATTTCTCTATCCGCTGGGATGGACCGGCGGGACATAAAATATTTATTCAGAACGGCAACAAAAGGATATGGGGTGTGCCCAATCCCAATCTGAGTCTGAATGCCTGGAGGTCAGCCAAGATTGTTAACTCACTGCTCAATACAGAGCGGTATTTACTGAAGAAAGAAAGCTCCGTGTTTGCATGGCCGGCCAGCAATGAATACTGCTGA
- a CDS encoding basic secretory protein-like protein — protein sequence MKYPLKDCIIPIVACTLLFCSCSKSALVSPDPQNNPVNPSGGKQTGISAAATTPVGTVIYTSNGYTLTFTNNDATFDDAVRQRLVNTFFTVYPKMLNRFYPGATKKVTFLIDPNYNGVAYTSGNQSVYSPAWFRSHPEDIDVVTHEVMHIVQAYTGGTPGWLTEGIADYARYKYGVNNGPAGWSLPNWSSSQKYTDAYRVTARFLVWLEGHVRSTIADDLNTALRNKTYTANTWNQLTGKSVDQLWADYSNNPAL from the coding sequence ATGAAATATCCATTGAAGGATTGCATCATCCCCATTGTTGCATGTACACTGCTATTCTGTTCCTGCAGTAAATCCGCTCTCGTATCTCCTGATCCGCAAAACAATCCGGTTAATCCATCCGGAGGAAAACAAACCGGTATAAGCGCTGCTGCCACTACACCTGTAGGTACTGTTATCTATACCAGCAACGGCTATACGCTTACTTTCACCAACAACGATGCTACCTTTGACGATGCCGTACGTCAAAGATTGGTAAACACCTTCTTTACTGTTTATCCAAAAATGCTAAATCGATTTTATCCTGGTGCGACCAAAAAGGTAACTTTCCTCATCGATCCTAATTACAACGGGGTAGCCTACACTTCCGGTAATCAGAGTGTTTACAGCCCGGCCTGGTTCCGCAGCCATCCGGAAGATATAGATGTGGTAACCCATGAAGTAATGCATATCGTTCAGGCATATACGGGCGGTACGCCAGGGTGGCTGACAGAAGGCATTGCCGATTATGCCCGTTATAAATATGGTGTCAACAACGGCCCTGCAGGATGGTCGCTGCCCAACTGGTCGTCTTCACAAAAATATACAGATGCCTATCGCGTTACTGCCCGCTTCCTGGTATGGCTTGAAGGGCATGTACGCAGTACTATTGCAGATGACCTCAACACCGCATTGCGGAACAAAACCTATACTGCCAATACCTGGAACCAGCTTACAGGAAAATCTGTAGACCAGCTATGGGCAGACTATTCCAATAACCCGGCATTATAA
- a CDS encoding nuclear transport factor 2 family protein, producing the protein MEQRHPLPPFNAATAQQKVQMAEDAWNTQDPVKVSLAYTIDSEWRNRSSFINGREEIVKFLTAKWEKEHAYKLKKELWAFTDNRIAVRFEYEYHDDHGQWFRAYGNENWEFDENGYMQKRYASINDVPIQESERRIL; encoded by the coding sequence ATGGAACAAAGACACCCATTACCCCCGTTCAATGCAGCAACGGCCCAACAAAAGGTACAGATGGCAGAAGACGCCTGGAACACCCAGGACCCGGTGAAAGTATCATTGGCCTACACCATAGACAGCGAATGGCGCAACCGCTCCTCCTTTATTAATGGCCGCGAAGAGATCGTAAAATTCCTGACCGCCAAATGGGAAAAGGAACATGCCTATAAACTGAAAAAGGAGCTGTGGGCTTTTACAGACAACCGTATCGCCGTTCGTTTCGAATATGAGTACCATGACGATCATGGACAATGGTTCCGGGCTTATGGCAATGAAAACTGGGAATTCGATGAAAACGGCTATATGCAAAAGCGATATGCCAGTATCAACGATGTGCCCATACAGGAATCAGAGCGCAGGATATTGTAA
- a CDS encoding helix-turn-helix transcriptional regulator — protein sequence MKKEFPVYDICKFSYSQEEDVIVKRFAPYLHSMRKLHFPHRHDFYHIVFFTSGGGTHSIDFEQFTIRPYHVYFMAPSQVHGWDFEGETDGYVINFSASFFKSFLLDSQYLEQFPFFSGNAALSAMDIPDHYRQQAIDILEKAVNEAEDAGKYRTDTLRVLLLTFFLLMAKAGHQDDPVKAATHHNYTVLRNFEKLIEKEYLHQRLPKYYAEILCITPGHLNNICKELLGISAGDMIRNRIVLEAKRMLIHLDMTVTEIAYSLNFKDNSYFCKFFKNQTGLSPEGFRKNM from the coding sequence ATGAAAAAGGAGTTTCCGGTTTATGATATATGCAAATTTTCCTATTCTCAGGAAGAAGATGTCATTGTAAAACGATTTGCACCCTACCTCCATTCCATGCGGAAGCTGCATTTCCCGCACCGGCATGATTTCTACCATATTGTTTTTTTCACCAGTGGTGGTGGTACCCATTCGATCGATTTTGAGCAATTTACCATACGTCCTTATCATGTCTACTTCATGGCCCCCAGCCAGGTCCATGGCTGGGATTTTGAAGGAGAAACAGATGGTTATGTGATTAATTTTTCTGCCTCTTTTTTTAAGTCCTTTTTATTAGACAGCCAGTATCTGGAACAGTTCCCGTTTTTCAGCGGTAATGCGGCTCTTTCAGCAATGGATATCCCCGACCACTACCGCCAGCAGGCCATCGATATACTGGAAAAGGCAGTTAACGAGGCAGAGGACGCAGGTAAATATCGCACAGATACGTTGCGGGTGCTGTTACTAACGTTTTTTCTGCTGATGGCAAAGGCCGGTCATCAGGATGACCCGGTGAAAGCGGCCACCCATCATAACTATACCGTACTGCGTAATTTCGAAAAGCTGATAGAAAAAGAATACCTCCACCAGCGCCTGCCCAAATATTATGCTGAAATATTATGCATCACGCCTGGCCATCTTAATAATATTTGTAAAGAGCTGTTAGGAATATCTGCCGGAGATATGATCAGGAACAGGATTGTGCTGGAAGCAAAGCGCATGTTGATCCATCTGGATATGACCGTAACGGAGATTGCCTACAGCCTTAATTTTAAAGACAATTCCTATTTCTGTAAGTTTTTTAAGAATCAGACCGGCCTCTCCCCCGAAGGCTTCAGGAAGAACATGTAG